Genomic window (Mustela erminea isolate mMusErm1 chromosome X, mMusErm1.Pri, whole genome shotgun sequence):
GGAGCTTAAACCCACAGGAATCTACCCTCTCCCGGCTCTGGAGACCAgagtctgagatccaggcggggcaggaCCACTGGgatccaggcggggcagggctccgtcctggggctgcaggggagggTCCTTCTTGCCTCTTCAAGCTTCTGGGGCTCCGGGCGTCCCTGGGCTTCTGGCCAGGTCTCTCTCatgtctgcctccatcttcatgtggcttctcctgtgtgtgtctgtgtccaaatttcttctcTGTACAAAGACACTAGTCATTGGGTTAGGAGCTATCCTATTCCACTGGGACCTCACGTTTACCTGATTAGTTCTGCAAAGACCCTCTGCTGTGGGCTCAAATGTGCCCCCCGCCCCGGATTCACATATTGAAGTCCtcacccccaggacctcagaacgggactgtatttggagatgaggtCGTTAAAGAGGGGATTCAGGTGAAGTGAGGTCATTATGGCGGTCTTGATCCCATGAGAAGAGGGGTGAGGACACGGACAGGCACAGAAGGATGAACATGTGGGGACCCGCGGAGAACACAGCGTCTGCATGCCCAGGGCAGGGGCCTCCTGCGGAAGCGGCCTCAGCCCCATatggatctcagacttccagcttctagGACCGTGAAGCCACAGTATCTGCGGtttcagccacccagtctgtgggaCTGCGTTGTGGCAGCCCCAGCAAACCCACACTCCCCACAGGGCCCCGCTGACCCGAGGGCAGGCGGAGGTCTTTGCAGAGCAGCATGCCCGGTGCTCCCCTACCGGCCGGCTGCAGGGGAATGTCCGCCGTCTAGGACTCCCCCACGGGCTCCAGGAGGTGTTGGGCGTGCCGTGGGGGCCTCCGTCTTTGGGCAGCCGCCACTGTCCCCTCCGGGACGCGCCCGAGTGCCCGCTGCCTCTCCGGGGTCCCCTGGGGAAGCGCTCGGGGCTGGGTGCCACCGCCACCCCGGGACCTGCTGATGTGCCCTGCCCGCCCTCTTCCGCAGAGTGCGACTTCGAGGAGGACTCGCCGCGGCCCGACTGGCTGCTGGCAGCGCTGGTCTTGCTGGCCACGCTGCTGGTCCTGGGGCTCGTGATCGCGCTGTGTGGAAGGTGAGTGCCACCCCCGCGCCCCTGCCGGCCGCCTCCCTGCTGcgtgctcctccctgcccccaccctcccgccactgCCTGCGGGACACCCCCAGGGAGCGGGCGGCTGCCTCTCGAGTCTGCCACCGGGAAAATCCAGAAGGTCCCTCCCTCTTAGCTCGAGCCCCAGGGTGCAGCCAGGCTCGCCTGCGTGTCCCCATGTGTCCCTGCTGTTCAGCCACTCACCCCTCGTGCAGATTCCCCATTTCCTGACATCCCTGGGCGGGGGTGACTGGGAGtcgccctccccctcctcttccccctccccctccccctttccagcctccccccccttcccctctctggactcctccctctctccagccgGCAACAGGCCAGCGACAGGGTCATGCTGACCTTGCCCATCTGATAGCAAGTCCTGCCCTTGGGGTGTCTCCCAAATGCCTCAGTGCAGAGCCCCGCCAGGTCCTGCCCGGGGGGCCTTGGGGTCTGTCCCTGGAGGCTCAGGCCTCTCTCTGGCTGCACCCACGCCCCTCCCAGCGCCTTCAGGCTGAGCCGCCCTGCCCAGGGGCTCGACCGTGAGCATGGATGGGCCTGTGGCTCAGGTAGGGGACACTGGTCTGTAAGCCCTCGGGAGCAGCAGGGTCCGCGGTGCGTGCCAGGAGCCTGAGGGCCGCCTCCAGTCTGGCCGGGGCTTGTGGCAGGAGCCCAGGTGGAGTGCACGGGCCCCAGCAGCAGAAGCCGGGCTCCGCCCCTGCTTGCCAGGATTGCTGGGGTCTGTAGGGCTGGGCGCCGGGGGCCAGCCGTGGAGaccggctccccacccccacccggggACTGAGCTGGAACTCAAACTCCATTCCGGCATCCCCGAGTTCTGGATTCAGAGCCTGTGTCTGTCCTCCGAGGTACTCAGTGTTGCAGAAGCTCTTCCCTCCCATCCCGCACATGAAAGACCCCATCACTGACAACCTTCAGAACAGCAAGTTGGTACATCTGGGCtcttgctgggggggggggctgggacAGGGCGGACACCGCCCCGCCGGGGGAGCAGGATGCTCGCGTGTGGCTCCGGGCGGGAGGCAGGGGAAGCTGCGGGGAGACGGTCACGCCAGGAGCTGCAGGGTCACCCCCCTGCGCTCCTGCAGGTGTGCAAGGCCTGGAGCCCCGGTGACCCAGGCGCCCACGACTAGCCACGCCCTTGCACGCCCCTGCACGCTCCCGCAAGTCAGCAGCTCTGCGGCTCAGCCTGACCCCCTTGTCGCCTGCAGGTGGCCTGGGAGGGCAGCAGAGCAAGCCGGGAAGACTGCCCAGTGGCAGAGGTGCAGGTTTTGGGGGAGACATGACAACGGACCTGAAACCTTCTCGACCGGCCCAGATGCCCATACAGCCTGGCTGCGGTTGGGCCGAGGGACGACcagatggggtgggggtagagggacACCTCGGAGCGTGCTCCATGGAGAAGCCACCAGCAAGGAAGCAGGGCTGTGTCGGGCTCATTCAATAAATCAACGCTGTTTCCACCAGTGCTTGtacgcgggggggggggggctgtaaGGAGTGGGGGATGCCTACTGCCCATCACACCAGACCCCGGGCCCCCCTCTGGCCTCCCAAATCAGGACCCACCCAGGATGCTGCTAACACACTGACCAGCCGGGTTGACCCCTGCGGCAGCCACGCCAGGTTCTTGGGAGTTGTCGATGTGTTCGTTCACACACAGGCCATCAGGCACCCCGAGATGGGGAGGCAGCATCTGGGAAACCCCGGGGCCCCTGCTGGttccccaccaccatcccccacAGGGCAGCGTGGACATGGGAGTCCCAGACAAGGACGCAGATCCGGACACAGCCTGCTGCCCAGGAGCCAGGGCCTCCCAGGGGTTAGGGCTTTCGGGAAACACCAGGCTCTGCCCGCCCACTCACAAAGGGAGCTCTAGACGTTTAGAACGTTCCATGCACGGTAGCAAGCCAGCACCCCACATCGCTGAACCGGCTGTGCTGAATACCACCCCAGTGTCAGTGCAAAAAACACTATAGTCACAAACCCTACGAGGCCACCAGCAATGCCAATACTTGGGGACCTGCCAGCTAAGAGAACACGGGCACAGCTGCGAAAGTGACTGGACCGTTCTGAACAGGGGATGGAAGGTCTCCACACCCAGCCATCAACACGGCTCCAGGCAGCAGTCCGCGTCCACACAGCCATGGACTCAACACCAGGGCTCCAGTGGGTCGGAAGCGGAGGTTCCCAGTGTGACTCCTCGAGTTGGGCAGGGTTAACACGGGTGCAAGCACACATGCTTCCGTCCCCTCCTCTTCTAACCTGCCTGGGAGCCCTGGCAAGCTCTAAGTGGACCCCGCGTAAGGGCAGAAATGTACATTTACACCTGCCGTCGTTAAGAGGAAACCTGCTGTCCATGTGCAGAATGTTCCAGCCCCAGAAGGTTCTAAAACCCCCAGTTGGCCTTCCTAGCCCAGGTCACCCAGAACAGGTCAACGCAGAGCCAGGCAGAGCCAGGCCCCAACATTCAGCCGTTTGTGCAGAGGACGTGGACCTGTCCTGGGGCCTGCTCCTGTGGATTCTTGTGTAAGAGACCAGGGTTGATGCTGGTCACAGGATGTAGCTGAGTGGTCTTTCTCCAGCAGGAAAACTAGCTACGCTGTACTGctcagattggggggggggggggtcccagaaGCTCACAGCAGTTTAAGGAAGGTCTCCTGAAAAGACCCCCCGCCCAGAGCAGGGACACTCAGATGCCCCAAGGCGCGCTCAGGTTGGGTTCTCTTTCCTACccaagggggggggggtctccccaAGCGGCAAATGAGCCGCCAGTGGGCTGGTCTGAACTTGCCTCCCTACCCTACAGAGCCTCAGGAGGACACGCCCTGTAGCCTCCCTGACCCCCCCACGtctcccaccctgcctcccacCAGCCCCAAACCCACAACACCGCTCAGCTGAAAACAAACCACCAGTCTGTGTCCCgtttttttatggttttgcaGCAGAATGCCCGACATGAAACATAATTGCAAATATTCAGCTGTGCAAAAGAGAATAGTGCTTAAGTACAAATgtagacatgattttttttttttaaataaatacttaaacacACCTTGGGTCCCACAAGCACCTGGACTCTAAGGTCTGTGCCAGGGAGCTGCTGGCCTGTGGACCCACGAAACCTCGTGATTCCCTCCCCCCCCATAATCAGTACATGGAATCTGGTGCCAATGGTAGATCACAATGAGCCCCCTTTGGAACCTTCCCCAAGCCTCTATGCGTGATCTGGCCGGGACAAGGACACTGGAATTTCTCGAAGATCAATGGTCCATAACAGTTAAAAGTATTCTACAGGATTCCCTTGGTCCCCGCGTCTGGAGGAACGTCTAGATGACCTTCTTCAGCTCGTCATAGAGGACCAGCACGAACGCGCCCCCCATGCCCCTCAGGACGTTGGACCACGCGCCCTTGAAGAAGGCCTTGCCCCCTTCGTCTTTGAAGATCTTCCTCCAGCAATCGACGGTGCCCTTGTACATGATGTCCGCTGCAAGAGAGACAGGAGAGCTGACTGGGAGCTTTTCCTGGGCAGGGGCACAAAGGGAACCCCGAAAAACACAGCACATTGAAACTGCACGGTACTCTGCGGGGGAGCTGTGCTTCTGACCACAGGCACACCAAGAGCCCTGGCTCATGGCCCTTGCCCAGCCCACTgatgtgggtgggggtgggtggttaGGGACCATACATCCAGAaactcccaccaccccctccagTCACCGAGGAGCACCACCTCTACCCCTGGGATCAAGGCAAGGCCCCTGGCCACGCTAGAAAGACAAGAGCCAAGAAAAGGGCAGGACCAAGGGCATGGGCAGGTACCTGGCCAAGCTGTGGGGTCTAGAGCAGCCTCGAAAATAACAGTCATTGACCTGGGAGTCCCTCACCCTGTGAAGTCAGCCCACAAAGCCTTGCCCCCAAACTCGCTGGTAAGCGTGTCATCCGCTGGCTCACAACTCCCGAGGCTGAGGCCAGAGAACCACCCCTCAGGGAGATCTAGAAGGAGCCACTGTCACCAGCACAGAGACACGATACCTCCTTTGCGCCCGGACTGCATCATCATCCGCCGCCGCACGGTGTCAAAGGGGTAGGAGACCACGCCTGCCACAGCCGTCACGGTCTGCGCAATCATCCAGCTCACCACGATGTGGGTGTTCTTGGGGTCCGGAAGCATGCCTGCGGGGCCACCGGCCAGCGTTAGGACCTAGCGCTGCACACACCGCGGTACCGAACAGTCCTGCCCACCCTGGCTCCACGTGGAGCTCCCACGCCCAGTACCGGTGGGCGGGCAGACAGACCACCTGCTGGCCAGAGGACCCGACTCAGTGCCCGGGAATGGCCTCTCCGTACAGCAGGGGTCAGACCAGCCCCGGGAAGTGGGCACACCACACGCGAGCACGTTCTGCTGCAGACATCCCAGCCCCGACGCTGGCAGGCCTAAGCTTGCTTCCGGAGCGTGAACAGTGCAACCTAAAGCTCACACGAGAGCCCCAACCTCCAACAGCTAATCgaaagactctttttaaaaaagaacagcttAAAATGAGCTCATCAGGATCTCACCTAAGCCAACACCAACaataccctttaaaaaataaagacccagGAtggctgcgtggctcagtgggttaaaggctgtGCCTTctactggggtcatgatcccagggtcctgggattgagccccacatcaggctctctactcagcgggaaggTGCTCCCtcaccccgcccccgcctgtctctctgcctatttaagATCTCAATCCGTCAAATGAGTAAAAGccagctgaaaaaagaaaagagagagactcaGACAGACAGAAGACAGCCACATGAGAACGCAGAGAGAAAACGGCTGGCCACGGTCCAAGGACACCTCAGGAACCGCAGGAACCCTGTGCACAGCTGGATCTCGCACTCCCGACCCCCCCGGGAACGTGGAACCCTAGAGGTCCGTGACTGAACCCCCACCCGTGCGCAGCCCCTCACTCACTCGGCAGCCCAAGCGCAAGGACACACTCACCCTTGGCGGTGTCGTACACGCCGAAGTAGGCCGCGCGGTAGATGATGATGCCCTGCACCGACACGTTGAAGCCCTGGTAGAGGCCCCGGATGCCGTCGGACTTAGTGATCTTCACCAGACAGTCTCCCAGGCCCTTGAACTCCCGCTCGGTGCCCGACTTGCCCACATCGGCAGCCAGACGGGTTCTGGCGAAATCCAGCGGGTAGACGAAGCAGAGCGAGGTGGCTCCGGCAGCGCCGCCCGAGGCCAGGTTCCCGGCGAAGTACCTCCAGAACTGCGTGTGCTTGTCCACGCCGCCCAGGAAGATCTGCTTGTACTTATCCTTGAAGGCGAAGTTGAGAGCTTGCGTGGGGAAGTAGCGGATGACGTTGGCCAGGTTGCCCCTCCAGAAGGACAGCAcaccctgctccttggggatCCGCACGATGCAGTCCACGATGCCCTTGTACTGCTTGTCCGCAGCGATCTGCTTGCTGGCGTGCTGCACCTGCACAACGGACGGACGGACAGGCTCGCAAGACGGGCTCCCCCCGCTCCGGCAGTTTCGCGGAGCCCAGGCGCGTCCCTAGGGAGCTCCCTGGCACCTCTAAGCGCGCGGGCTCATCGCGAGAGTCGGGAAAGCGGTTTCGGGAGCTTGCGAACTGGAACGCGGCTGCAACAATGTTGCCACTAAAGGTTGCAACATTGTTGCCGCCGCCCCAAGGGGCCTGCAAGCACTTCCCGGCGGACCGCGGCGCCGTCCGATCTGCAGCCGCACGGAGCGGAGAAAAGATCGGCCGCGGCCAGGGGAGAACCCGCGGTCTGCTCGCTGTCCCCCACCCCGGGAGGGAGTTTGGGGGCTTCCGACCCGGGCGCACCCGCCCAGGCTCTCTGCCAGCGCGGACGGCGCATGCGCGCCCGCGGCCCCGCCCACGTGACGCGCCGCCGGCCCCGATCCCGGCGGCGCGCGGACAAAGCGGCGCGGCCCCGCGCTTCCGGTGCACGCGGCCGGCGCGGCCCGCTCTGTCCCCGGCGCCCCTGCAGCCCTCCTCGGCGGCCCcgggcgccccctccccgccccggagCGCGCGCGGCCCGCCCCGCACCTGCAGCAGCAGCTTGACCCGCTCGATCGGGGCCACGGCCGTCTTGGAGATGGCGGCGGCGATGCCCCCGGCCAGGAAGTCCTTGGCGAAGGAGATGGCCTGCTCCGTCATGGTGGCGGCGCGGCGGGCGGACGGCGCGGTGCGGGCGCGGGGAGCCGGAGGGTGGGCGCCGAGGGCTCAGCGCTGCCGCCGCCGGGACCGAAAGGACAGGGCGGCCAGCGCGCAGCCGCTAAGGGCcccacgccccgccccgcgcccccgcccgccgcgcccATTGGCTGCGCCGCGCCCCCGCGGGCTGCCGGGAgccgcgccgcgccccgccccgcgcccgccagCGCCGCGCCCATTGGCCGCGTCCCCGCCGtggccccgccccttcccgcGGGCCGCACCCCAGGGCATGGCGGGAGCGAGGCCCCGCCCCTGCGCCGTGCGgggcgcggggggtgggggtgggtctcGGCGGCCGCCGTGACCTTGTCAAGGTCACCGTGGGGCCCGGGCGCTCGCTGCGGACCGGCAAGGCCGCGCGTCGACGGGTCCCTGCGCCCGGCTCCTTCCAGACCGCGGGAAGGGCTCACCCCGCTGCCCTCCGAGGCCTGGCTGTCACGGCCGGGCCCGCCCCGCAGACCCCCGACCCCAGCCCCTGAACTTTCTGCCTGACCGACGCCCGATCGCGATTCCCGGGCCCGCCCCGCAGACCCCCGACCCCAGCCCCTGAACTTTCTGCCCGACCGACGCCCGATCGCGATTCCCGGGCTCGCCCCGGAgacccctgaccccagcccctgAACTTTCTGCCTGACCGACGCCCGATCGCGATCCCCGGGCTCGCCCTGGAGACCTCcgaccccagcccctgcctgatCGACGCCCGATCGCGACCCCCGGGCTCGCCCCGGAAACCCCCGACCCCAGCCCCTGAACTTCCTGCCTGACCGACTCCCGACCCCGACCCCCGGGCTCGCCCGGGAGACCCCCGACCCCAGCCCCTGAACTTCCTGCCTGACCGACGCCCGACCGCGACCCCCGGGCTCGCCCGGGAGACCCCCGACCCCAGCCCCTGAATTTCCTGCCTGACCGACTCCCGACCGCGACCTCTGGACTTGCCCCGAACTCCACCCTCCACCTTCTCCCCCATTCCCGACCACGACCACTTAACTCTCCCTGCTGACCCCCCGGCTCGCCCCGAAGACCCCTCCCCCCGTCCCCTGACCCCTCGGCTGCCCCTGCTCAACCCTGAGTTCACGTCGGCCTCGCCCCGAAGACCCCCCAAACCCCAATCCCTGGCGCATCGCGGTGACCAGCGCCCGACCGTGACTCCCTAGCTCGCCCAGattacccccacccccctgccgtCCCCAGCCGCCACCCTCTGGCTTTCCCTGCTGACTGTCGAGgtcaggtccccccccccccccaaactgaCACATCTCGAGACATGCCTCCTGCCCCAGAGACTCAGACCATCCCAGGCCTGGTCGCCCTGGGCCCCGGTGGAGGACCCCACCCCGACATGGGGGTCCCAAAACCCATATGGGTTGGTGATCCATGGTGGCCCTCAGCGCACAGGGCCTGTGTTCACCCAACTGCTCACGTGTGCACATTTACACACGTGCACTTGCACGTACAGGTGAAAACCCACTCCTCACACACGTGCACTTGCACACACGTGCATACCCACTCCTTCCACACATGCATTTGTACACACGTGCACACCCACTCCTTACACGCAAGTacttgcacacacacgtgcacacccaCTCCATGCACCCCCAGAACTCGTGAAACTCCCCAAGCCTGGAGGTTCGCCTCCTGAGCCTTTTACTGAGTTGTAACCAAATTGCAAGAGCAGTAAGTGTATCATGAGCTGCGTTTTACAGCGGTGTAAACAGCGAGCTCAGAACTCCATCTTTAAGAGCAATCCTCAGCCACGGCTTCTTGGggtttctccctccctgtctcttctcctactccttccttttttcctctgcgCCTGCCGCACTTCCGTGTGGTTTCCTGTGTCCACAGTAGCAGGTAGAAAACCCTTGTGCTGAATGGGTGCCGGCAAAGCATCCAGGAGAGCCCAGGGCTCCCCAAGGCTATGATTTCGCCGGTCCCCGGTGTCCTTGCAAATGCCTGCCTCCATCCTGTCCTGACCtccaggagaggcagggaaggctcTTGGCAGGGCACAGAGGCTGATCGAGCTgtaggggagaaggtggggggaggcatTCAGAAGTCACTTAAATGCTTAGAGGGTCTGGGCTTACAAGGAGGTCTGTGGGGAAGGCAGTGCCGTGGAGGTTCTGGCACATTCCTGAGCTTCACTGGGACAGGAAGTGGAGAAGGTCCCTGGAGGGTCCAGTCGCACTCTGGCCGGAGCAGCCATGGGCTCTGCAGGAGAGGACAGAGGGCCGCtctgggggctgggtggggatgAGGAGCTCGCTCGGAGGCCCAGGTCTGGGCACTCCCAGGTGAGAACTGGATTAGCCTGTCTGGGCTGGAAGGGGCCCTCGAAATGATGATCACCGCCccggggttggggtgggtgggtggggaggaaccTCAGGGCCCAACCAGCTGCTCGCCCAGGATGAAGCTGGTTGGGGTCTGCTCAGACTGGGACTCCAGGCCTAGGACTTGGAATGAGGGGCTTCCGCAGAGTGACCCCTTCTGTAGGTGGGGACGGTTAACCTGGGAGTGGTCTGCTCCCCTTCCTGTGCTCCGAATTCCCAGTGGCCACCCCAGCAGCGGTCAGCCTGGCACCCCCAGGGGCCCTGGAGAATGAttctgaaaga
Coding sequences:
- the SLC25A6 gene encoding ADP/ATP translocase 3, translating into MTEQAISFAKDFLAGGIAAAISKTAVAPIERVKLLLQVQHASKQIAADKQYKGIVDCIVRIPKEQGVLSFWRGNLANVIRYFPTQALNFAFKDKYKQIFLGGVDKHTQFWRYFAGNLASGGAAGATSLCFVYPLDFARTRLAADVGKSGTEREFKGLGDCLVKITKSDGIRGLYQGFNVSVQGIIIYRAAYFGVYDTAKGMLPDPKNTHIVVSWMIAQTVTAVAGVVSYPFDTVRRRMMMQSGRKGADIMYKGTVDCWRKIFKDEGGKAFFKGAWSNVLRGMGGAFVLVLYDELKKVI